One Paroedura picta isolate Pp20150507F chromosome 16, Ppicta_v3.0, whole genome shotgun sequence genomic region harbors:
- the NOP10 gene encoding H/ACA ribonucleoprotein complex subunit 3, giving the protein MFLQYYLNEHGDRIYTLKKIGPSGQPTSSAHPARFSPDDKYSRHRITIKKRFGVLMTQQPRPVV; this is encoded by the exons ATGTTCCTGCAGTATTATCTCAATGAGCACGGAGACAGGATCTACACGCTCAAG AAGATTGGCCCCTCTGGCCAGCCGACCAGTTCAGCTCATCCGGCCCGCTTCTCGCCTGATGATAAGTACTCCCGCCACAGGATTACCATCAAGAAGCGCTTTGGCGTCCTGATGACCCAGCAGCCTCGGCCGGTGGTATGA
- the NUTM1 gene encoding NUT family member 1, with translation MSSQAHISGPGPPPCPPTAPSLLLPAFPGAALLVTSADAPGSKLIIKLKREGPAAGGPEEIPRTQTFFLTGMPLGWATPRREVPSGPGVHTVLVTKAVEDLGGRKPRVPEPIPPARAPPPSDASFACTSKGVYENYRRWQRYKALARRHFPDTPDAEALACFFIPVLRSLARLRPDMTLEDGVPRAVQEWEHSSNFERMIFYEMAEKFMEFEAEEEQQIQKMKLLASCSHFQAPVPKSTKPAPAPSPFPESSQGHYFASLRVKPLILQGTQRGSPDKMTAWMGGFYGAYTPLRPWAGQIWDKGEYKAIHAILQNIHFHQGNPSLEFWESSKTHNEVGNPRCLSSRRGMAGQPPPEFTPVSLCSVQVYIPKKSVSKSRQPRRRQRRPPSTSAPGAPREIPAEAVHQYAEIMDGLDASWEEEEEEKKEPAGGKGPRDPEEATFPDPGLLQYIDQLCGDEEFVCKVEAIIHPQFIASLQSAEKSQDPLDLVEELEEELNLTPSQLIEKRLLVLSEEEREPSVCPTSHSDSTPSQSEEEDDSNNGGKGKETSPKAAKRTSANKGLRASQSETPGSGTGSPFLPSSHERVGKRDSPPKTVRASLTSSPHRGGSHDSREERALPSPKNTDERETQNFQKQIQVGINLGQAKGIPPRARRKEIGPIMTENNRQTGKKNSQQFMTGQGTPRPHNAAGSREDGGLGKVQVQEEIQRAPEQGGHTAKPPSHEESQLMWQKLDPAHSASGTCENGQQGEIEHGKGSQAIREGEKHAPKGTDYANQNVNKMLLGDRTSAERALQKNSDGHGGQHFEKATSPSQGQGVMGSEDTSRKAELDNPGVKSQRDNQMNQFSEQPACKNRDGCQQEGLTDHVPFRASQNGMNSALKAALPQCRSAASSGKSIAGHKRPMAGPAESGEAPDGQEAKDRLQKVSQISWEETKHAPLKIKSSPGKALQGYADNLAPSTTAEQDGRQPSWLPILETGQQVNCPVLTPSVELSGCQGHHLASTVSAEVRGLKGQLPRTSTKHLSSPNSSGLESPSPCVQKGPHNAGKFQKAQWLFSDQGEVTSWVGNQPGVRQTLHPALNPSDFILAVEANGGNRGGPSGDHLPRPSHSGIKAEPLSPRHSDRNRNEEPKLLSSEDLSEEVTPGSELRNLGQVADVHDLPEPTGEAGTALPEPSGANAEGAEDEDQVEEEDEEDEELSSFSSLLASKLSLSPRCDHTLCPAEREDTVPSSPSETGKPVSQGSHSVRVQVSQDAIVLLSKNLSAHPTMHRSPKRKSNNLGTRRSKRLRNQ, from the exons ATGTCCTCCCAAGCCCACATCTCAGGCCCTGGCCCTCCTCCCTGTcctcccacagccccctccctgctcctgccCGCCTTCCCGGGGGCCGCCTTGTTGGTCACCTCAGCCGATGCCCCCGGAAGCAAGTTGATCATCAAGCTCAAAAGAGAAGGGCCCGCCGCAGGGGGCCCGGAGGAAATCCCCCGCACTCAGACGTTCTTCCTGACCGGGATGCCGCTGGGGTGGGCCACCCCACGGAGAGAGGTGCCTTCGGGGCCCGGCGTCCACACGGTCTTGGTGACCAAGGCGGTGGAGGATCTGGGGGGTAGGAAGCCCAGGGTGCCGGAGCCCATTCCGCCAGCCCGAGCTCCCCCTCCCAGCGATGCTTCCTTCGCCTGCACCTCCAAAGGGGTTTACGAGAATTACCGGCGTTGGCAACGTTACAAGGCTCTGGCCCGGCGCCACTTCCCGGACACGCCGGATGCGGAAGCTCTCGCCTGTTTCTTCAT CCCGGTCCTCCGTTCGTTGGCCCGCTTGCGTCCCGACATGACCCTGGAGGATGGCGTCCCCCGCGCAGTCCAGGAATGGGAGCACAGCAGCAACTTTGAGCGCATGATCTTCTACGAGATGGCTGAAAA ATTCATGGAGTTCGAGGCGGAAGAAGAACAGCAGATCCAGAAGATGAAGCTCTTGGCCAGCTGCTCCCACTTCCAGGCCCCCGTCCCCAAATCCACCAAGCCCgccccagccccttcccctttccctgagTCCAGTCAA GGCCATTATTTTGCCAGCCTACGCGTGAAGCCACTGATCCTCCAGGGGACACAGAGAGGTTCCCCAGATAAAATGACTGCTTGGATGGGCGGATTCTATGGGGCTTACACCCCACTGAGACCCTGGGCAGGGCAGATTTGGGACAAGGGAGAGTATAAGGCCATACATGCcatccttcaaaacatccattttcaccAAGGGAATCCGTCTCTGGagttctgggagagctccaagaCCCACAACGAGGTCGGGAACCCACGATGCCTTTCCAGTCGCCGGGGTATGGCAGGACAGCCTCCCCCTGAATTcactccagtgtctctctgttcCGTCCAAGTGTACATCCCCAAGAAGTCTGTCTCCAAGAGCCGCCAGCCCCGCCGTCGCCAGCGGCGGCCCCCTAGCACTTCCGCCCCGGGAGCCCCCCGAGAAATCCCCGCCGAGGCGGTGCACCAGTATGCGGAGATCATGGACGGCCTGGAtgcaagctgggaggaagaggaggaggagaagaaggagccgGCGGGAGGCAAGGGACCCCGAGACCCGGAGGAGGCGACCTTCCCAGACCCCGGCTTGTTGCAGTACATCGATCAGCTGTGTGGCGATGAAGAATTCGTTTGTAAG GTGGAAGCCATCATCCACCCACAATTCATAGCCAGTTTACAGTCTGCAGAGAAAAGTCAAGACCCCTTGGACTTGGTGGAGGAACTGGAGGAGGAGTTGAACTTAACACCCAGCCAG tTGATAGAGAAGAGGCTTTTAGTGTTatcagaggaggagagggagcccTCCGTATGCCCCACGTCCCATTCCGACTCTACCCCCTCCCAGTCTGAGGAAGAAGATGACAGCAACAATGGCGGTAAAGGAAAAGAGACGTCCCCCAAGGCCGCCAAGAGGACTTCAGCTAACAAGGGTCTCAGGGCAAGTCAGTCGGAAACGCCAGGTTCAGGAACTGGTTCTCCGTTTCTTCCGTCCTCACACGAACGTGTGGGGAAAAGAGATTCTCCGCCAAAGACGGTCAGAGCATCCCTGACATCATCTCCTCACAGAGGTGGCAGCCATGACTCTCGGGAAGAGAGAGCGTTGCCTTCTCCAAAGAACACGGATGAAAGGGAAACCCAAAACTTCCAGAAACAGATCCAAGTTGGGATCAACCTAGGACAGGCCAAAGGAATCCCGCCTCGTGCCCGGCGGAAGGAAATCGGCCCCATCATGACAGAAAACAACCGCCAAACTGGAAAGAAAAATTCACAACAGTTTATGACAGGACAGGGAACTCCGAGGCCACATAACGCGGCAGGCAGTAGGGAAGATGGCGGGCTAGGAAAGGTCCAAGTTCAAGAAGAGATCCAGAGGGCTCCAGAGCAGGGCGGCCATACTGCCAAACCACCATCCCACGAAGAAAGCCAGCTAATGTGGCAAAAGTTAGACCCAGCCCACAGCGCAAGTGGAACATGCGAGAATGGTCAACAAGGGGAAATCGAACATGGAAAGGGATCTCAGGCTATCCGGGAAGGAGAGAAACACGCTCCCAAAGGGACTGACTACGCTAACCAGAATGTAAACAAAATGCTTTTAGGGGATCGCACATCGGCAGAAAGAGCTCTGCAGAAGAATTCGGATGGCCACGGGGGACAACATTTTGAGAAGGCCACAAGTCCGTCCCAAGGCCAAGGTGTTATGGGTTCTGAGGATACCTCCAGAAAAGCAGAGCTTGACAATCCAGGTGTGAAATCTCAGAGGGACAACCAGATGAACCAATTTAGTGAGCAACCTGCGTGTAAAAATCGGGATGGTTGCCAACAAGAGGGGCTTACAGACCATGTCCCATTTCGGGCAAGCCAGAATGGGATGAATTCAGCCCTTAAGGCAGCTCTGCCTCAATGCAGGAGCGCAGCATCATCTGGCAAAAGCATAGCAGGACACAAGCGTCCAATGGCAGGGCCTGCTGAATCGGGAGAAGCACCTGACGGCCAAGAAGCCAAGGACAGGTTGCAGAAGGTGTCACAGATTAGCTGGGAGGAGACCAAGCATGCCCCTCTCAAGATCAAGAGCAGCCCGGGCAAGGCCTTGCAGGGCTATGCAGATAATTTAGCACCATCAACAACCGCCGAACAAGATGGCCGACAGCCATCTTGGCTGCCCATCTTGGAAACTGGTCAGCAAGTTAACTGCCCTGTCTTGACGCCATCTGTCGAACTCAGTGGGTGCCAAGGCCATCATTTGGCTTCGACTGTCTCCGCTGAGGTAAGAGGACTCAAAGGCCAACTGCCAAGAACCTCGACCAAGCATCTGTCATCTCCCAATAGCTCAGGCTTAGAGTCTCCCTCTCCGTGCGTCCAAAAAGGTCCTCACAACGCGGGGAAATTCCAGAAGGCTCAGTGGCTATTCTCAGATCAAGGTGAAGTTACTTCGTGGGTGGGGAACCAGCCTGGCGTCAGGCAGACCCTACACCCCGCTTTGAATCCCTCAGACTTTATCCTTGCAGTTGAAGCGAATGGGGGCAACCGGGGTGGTCCTAGTGGGGACCACCTGCCCAGACCCTCCCACAGTGGAATAAAAGCAGAACCGCTTTCCCCCAGGCACAGCGACCGCAACAGAAACGAAGAGCCGAAGCTGTTGTCTTCTGAAGACTTAAGTGAAGAAGTTACTCCAGGAAGTGAGCTGAGGAACCTGGGTCAGGTGGCCGACGTGCATGATTTGCCCGAGCCAACAGGTGAGGCCGGCACTGCTCTTCCGGAACCTTCCGGAGCGAATGCAGAAGGCGCCGAAGACGAAGACCAAGTGGAAGAGGAggatgaagaagacgaagagctgTCCAGTttctcctccttgcttgcctccaagCTCAGCCTCTCGCCTCGCTGCGACCACACCCTTTGCCCAGCAGAACGAGAGGACACAGTGCCCTCCTCACCCTCCGAGACTGGGAAACCGGTTTCTCAGGGAAGCCATTCAGTCCGGGTACAGGTGTCCCAAGACGCCATTGTTCTCTTGAGCAAAAACCTGAGTGCCCACCCTACCATGCACCGTAGCCCCAAGAGAAAGAGCAACAACTTAGGCACTCGGAGGAGCAAGAGGCTACGCAACCAGTAA
- the LPCAT4 gene encoding lysophospholipid acyltransferase LPCAT4 isoform X1, whose product MEGGSGAVPDLNPFVHELRLSRLQKVKFYVLGALLAPIRVALAFVVLFLIWPFALLQVVGLPEETLQEPFSGWRNTISHGSVYLLSRLMFFLLGFLRIRVRGQMASRLEAPILVAAPHSTFFDPIILLPCDLPKVVSRTENLHVPVIGALLRFNQAILVSRHDPASRKKVVEEVKRRATSRGKWPQVLFYPEGTCSNKKALLKFKPGAFISGVPVQPVLIRYPNSMDSTTWAWRGPGVLKVIWLTASQLCTTVEVEFLPVYQPSAEEAVNPTLYANNVQKVMARALGIPATDCEFVGNIPVTVVGRLRVALEPQIGELGKLLQNARCLPGAVKCQSEPCPVPAPGSLRPTQVAQCLGLSCPEDVEGLMNYFQQDSDGNTDSREVSLALEILEGENDPQQLTCRAFELFSETHAETRDHRLRQDGFCAILRLLLGTPRVDGAELYSQLCGDHSQDGLTLDEFQDFSLRHPDYARLFSTYLRLPVAQTPTKPAPSPTYANGTPAAASPKSKAD is encoded by the exons ATGGAGGGGGGCTCCGGCGCGGTGCCCGACCTCAACCCCTTCGTGCACGAGCTGCGCCTGAGCCGCCTGCAGAAAGTCAAG TTCTATGTGCTGGGGGCGCTGCTGGCCCCGATCCGGGTTGCTTTGGCCTTCGTCGTTCTGTTCCTCATATGGCCCTTCGCCCTCCTCCAGGTGGTGGGTCTCCCCGAGGAGACGCTGCAGGAGCCGTTCTCGGGATGGAGAAA CACTATTTCCCACGGTTCTGTCTACCTGTTGAGCCGCCTGATGTTTTTCCTCCTGGGTTTCCTGCGGATACGGGTGCGGGGTCAAATGGCGTCTCGGCTCGAGGCCCCGATCCTGGTGGCCGCGCCCCACTCTACCTTCTTTGACCCCATTATCCTGCTGCCCTGCGACCTGCCCAAGGTGGTGTCCCGCACGGAGAACCTCCACGTGCCTGTCATTGGAG CCCTGCTGAGGTTCAACCAGGCCATCCTGGTCTCCCGCCACGACCCAGCCTCTCGAAAGAAGGTCGTGGAGGAAGTGAAGAGACGGGCAACTTCCCGGGGGAAATGGCCACAG GTCCTGTTTTATCCAGAGGGAACCTGCTCCAACAAGAAGGCCTTACTGAAGTTCAAACCAG GTGCCTTTATATCTGGTGTCCCTGTCCAGCCAGTCCTTATCAGATACCCCAACAGCATG GATTCCACCACCTGGGCATGGAGGGGACCTGGCGT ATTAAAAGTCATCTGGCTGACCGCATCCCAGCTTTGCACTACTGTGGAAGTGGAG TTCCTCCCAGTTTATCAACCCAGCGCTGAAGAGGCGGTGAACCCAACGCTATACGCTAACAACGTCCAAAAAGTCATGGCCCG GGCCTTGGGGATTCCTGCGACGGACTGTGAGTTCGTGGGCAACATTCCGGTCACTGTCGTAGGGCGCCTGAGGGTGGCACTAGAGCCACAAATCGGGGAACTGGGCAAGTTGCTTCAGAATGCCAG GTGTCTGCCGGGGGCAGTCAAGTGCCAGTCAGAGCCCTGTCCTGTTCCTGCACCGGGGTCCCTGAGGCCGACACAGGTGGCCCAGTGTTTGGGGCTGTCCTGCCCGGAGGATGTGGAGGGGCTCATGAACTATTTTCAGCAG GACTCTGATGGAAACACGGACTCGCGGGAAGTATCCTTGGCCTTGGAAATACTGGAGGGAGAGAACGACCCCCAACAGCTGACATGCCGTGCCTTTGAG CTGTTCTCGGAGACGCACGCGGAGACGAGGGACCACCGACTGCGCCAGGACGGGTTCTGTGCCATTTTGCGCCTTCTGCTGGGCACGCCCAGAGTGGACGGGGCAGAACTCTACAGCCAGCTCTGCGGGGACCACAGCCAGGACGGACTCACCCTTG ATGAGTTCCAGGATTTCTCTCTCCGTCACCCTGACTACGCCCGCCTGTTTAGCACGTATTTGCGCCTCCCTGTGGCCCAAACTCCGACCAAGCCCGCCCCCTCGCCCACCTACGCTAACGGCACCCCTGCAGCAGCCTCTCCAAAAAGCAAGGCAGACTGA
- the LPCAT4 gene encoding lysophospholipid acyltransferase LPCAT4 isoform X2 has translation MFFLLGFLRIRVRGQMASRLEAPILVAAPHSTFFDPIILLPCDLPKVVSRTENLHVPVIGALLRFNQAILVSRHDPASRKKVVEEVKRRATSRGKWPQVLFYPEGTCSNKKALLKFKPGAFISGVPVQPVLIRYPNSMDSTTWAWRGPGVLKVIWLTASQLCTTVEVEFLPVYQPSAEEAVNPTLYANNVQKVMARALGIPATDCEFVGNIPVTVVGRLRVALEPQIGELGKLLQNARCLPGAVKCQSEPCPVPAPGSLRPTQVAQCLGLSCPEDVEGLMNYFQQDSDGNTDSREVSLALEILEGENDPQQLTCRAFELFSETHAETRDHRLRQDGFCAILRLLLGTPRVDGAELYSQLCGDHSQDGLTLDEFQDFSLRHPDYARLFSTYLRLPVAQTPTKPAPSPTYANGTPAAASPKSKAD, from the exons ATGTTTTTCCTCCTGGGTTTCCTGCGGATACGGGTGCGGGGTCAAATGGCGTCTCGGCTCGAGGCCCCGATCCTGGTGGCCGCGCCCCACTCTACCTTCTTTGACCCCATTATCCTGCTGCCCTGCGACCTGCCCAAGGTGGTGTCCCGCACGGAGAACCTCCACGTGCCTGTCATTGGAG CCCTGCTGAGGTTCAACCAGGCCATCCTGGTCTCCCGCCACGACCCAGCCTCTCGAAAGAAGGTCGTGGAGGAAGTGAAGAGACGGGCAACTTCCCGGGGGAAATGGCCACAG GTCCTGTTTTATCCAGAGGGAACCTGCTCCAACAAGAAGGCCTTACTGAAGTTCAAACCAG GTGCCTTTATATCTGGTGTCCCTGTCCAGCCAGTCCTTATCAGATACCCCAACAGCATG GATTCCACCACCTGGGCATGGAGGGGACCTGGCGT ATTAAAAGTCATCTGGCTGACCGCATCCCAGCTTTGCACTACTGTGGAAGTGGAG TTCCTCCCAGTTTATCAACCCAGCGCTGAAGAGGCGGTGAACCCAACGCTATACGCTAACAACGTCCAAAAAGTCATGGCCCG GGCCTTGGGGATTCCTGCGACGGACTGTGAGTTCGTGGGCAACATTCCGGTCACTGTCGTAGGGCGCCTGAGGGTGGCACTAGAGCCACAAATCGGGGAACTGGGCAAGTTGCTTCAGAATGCCAG GTGTCTGCCGGGGGCAGTCAAGTGCCAGTCAGAGCCCTGTCCTGTTCCTGCACCGGGGTCCCTGAGGCCGACACAGGTGGCCCAGTGTTTGGGGCTGTCCTGCCCGGAGGATGTGGAGGGGCTCATGAACTATTTTCAGCAG GACTCTGATGGAAACACGGACTCGCGGGAAGTATCCTTGGCCTTGGAAATACTGGAGGGAGAGAACGACCCCCAACAGCTGACATGCCGTGCCTTTGAG CTGTTCTCGGAGACGCACGCGGAGACGAGGGACCACCGACTGCGCCAGGACGGGTTCTGTGCCATTTTGCGCCTTCTGCTGGGCACGCCCAGAGTGGACGGGGCAGAACTCTACAGCCAGCTCTGCGGGGACCACAGCCAGGACGGACTCACCCTTG ATGAGTTCCAGGATTTCTCTCTCCGTCACCCTGACTACGCCCGCCTGTTTAGCACGTATTTGCGCCTCCCTGTGGCCCAAACTCCGACCAAGCCCGCCCCCTCGCCCACCTACGCTAACGGCACCCCTGCAGCAGCCTCTCCAAAAAGCAAGGCAGACTGA
- the LOC143826607 gene encoding olfactory receptor 4N2-like → MRPGRCSDGNCTTMVKEFVLLGLSQTREIQLCLFFLFLFIDSLILPVNILIILTIWTNLRLRAPMFFFLGNLAFLDLCYCSVTPPKMLADLYSRRKAISYWGCMAQIFFLHWLGAAEFLLLISMAFDRYVAICHPLRYGNVVSRGVCWSLIVTVWLLGLMHSLIQFIPIIRLPFCGPNRLDNFFCDINQIIKLACTDTYALEFVMFFNSGLATLMCFILLLLSYGALLAKVRASSTKGKSKTASTCVTHIIIVFIMFAPAIYMYCRPFQDFPLDKVVAIFHTVVFPLMNPMIYTLRNNEIKLAIRKMVTKNKIWSRE, encoded by the coding sequence ATGCGTCCAGGGAGATGCAGTGACGGGAACTGCACGACCATGGTGAAAGAGTTTGTCCTCTTGGGCCTCTCGCAGACGAGGGAGATccagctctgcctcttcttcctcttcctcttcatcgACTCCCTCATCCTGCCTGTCAACATCCTCATCATCTTGACCATCTGGACTAACCTTCGCCTCAGAGCCCCCATGTTCTTCTTCCTCGGCAACCTGGCTTTCCTGGACCTCTGCTACTGCTCAGTCACCCCACCCAAAATGTTGGCCGACTTGTACTCGCGCCGGaaagccatctcctattggggctGCATGGCCCAGATCTTCTTCCTCCACTGGCTGGGGGCGGCAGAGTTTCTCCTCCTCATCAGCATGGCCTTTGACCGGTACGTGGCCATCTGCCACCCGCTGCGTTATGGCAACGTGGTCAGCAGAGGGGTCTGCTGGAGCCTCATAGTGACTGTCTGGCTTCTCGGCCTGATGCACTCCTTGATCCAGTTCATTCCCATCATCCGCCTTCCCTTCTGCGGACCCAACAGGTTGGACAATTTCTTCTGCGACATCAACCAGATCATCAAGTTGGCTTGCACGGACACCTATGCCTTGGAGTTCGTCATGTTCTTCAACAGCGGGTTGGCCACTCTGATgtgcttcatcctcctcctcctctcctacGGAGCTCTCCTGGCCAAAGTTAGGGCCAGCTCCACCAAGGGGAAGAGCAAGACGGCCTCCACGTGTGTCACCCACATCATCATCGTCTTCATCATGTTCGCCCCGGCCATCTACATGTACTGCCGCCCGTTCCAGGACTTTCCTCTTGACAAGGTGGTGGCCATCTTCCACACGGTGGTCTTCCCCTTGATGAACCCCATGATCTACACCTTGAGGAACAATGAAATCAAACTGGCTATACGGAAGATGGTCACCAAAAACAAGATCTGGAGCAGGGAATGA
- the LOC143825643 gene encoding olfactory receptor 4N2-like encodes MQQENHSVVEEFVLLGLSQARGVQLLLFVLFLVFYSLVLPANILIILTIRNDPRLGSPMYFFLANLAFLDICYCSVTPPKMLADFFSRHKTISFKGCLAQLFFLHFLGGSEISLLISMAIDRYVAICRPLQYTSVMSRPTCRAMVAGSWCVGFLHSIVQVIFIAHLPFCGPNKVDSFFCDITQIVKLACVDTYALELFMFVNSGVSILVCFILLLISYGVLLVKVRTGSSQGKSKAASTCFTHIIMVVIMFGPAIYIYCRPFMDFPFDKVMAVLHTVVFPLMNPMIYTLRNKEIKQAMWRLLSKRRALM; translated from the coding sequence ATGCAGCAAGAGAATCATTCCGTGGTCGAGGAGTTTGTCCTTCTGGGCCTCTCCCAGGCAAGAGGAGTTCAGCTCCTTCTCTTTGTCCTGTTCCTCGTCTTCTACTCCTTGGTCCTGCCAGCGAACATCCTCATCATCTTGACCATCCGGAACGACCCTCGCTTGGGctcccccatgtacttcttcttGGCCAACCTGGCCTTCCTGGATATCTGCTACTGCTCCGTCACCCCTCCCAAGATGCTGGCTGACTTCTTCTCCCGCCACAAGACCATCTCCTTCAAGGGCTGCCTGgctcagctcttcttcctccacttTCTCGGAGGATCAGAAATCTCCCTTCTCATCAGCATGGCCATCGATCGGTACGTGGCCATTTGCCGCCCCTTGCAGTACACCAGCGTGATGAGCAGGCCAACCTGTAGAGCCATGGTGGCCGGCTCCTGGTGTGTGGGATTTCTGCACTCCATTGTCCAAGTCATCTTTATTGCCCATCTCCCTTTCTGTGGTCCCAACAAGGTGGACAGCTTCTTCTGCGACATTACTCAGATTGTCAAATTGGCTTGCGTAGACACCTACGCCTTGGAGCTCTTCATGTTCGTCAACAGCGGCGTTTCCATCCTGGTCTgtttcatcctcctcctcatctccTATGGGGTCCTGCTGGTCAAGGTGAGGACAGGCTCGAGCCAAGGGAAGAGCAAAGCCGCCTCCACTTGCTTCACCCACATAATCATGGTGGTCATCATGTTTGGACCTGCCATCTACATCTACTGCCGCCCATTCATGGATTTCCCCTTTGACAAGGTCATGGCTGTTCTCCACACCGTGGTCTTCCCCTTGATGAACCCCATGATCTACACTTTGAGGAACAAGGAGATCAAACAGGCCATGTGGAGGCTGTTGAGCAAACGAAGAGCCCTGATGTAA
- the LOC143826608 gene encoding olfactory receptor 4K3-like, with amino-acid sequence MAWGNKTVVTEFVLLGLSPSWEAHLLLFALFLSLYAATLFSNLLILLAISQDHRLLHSPMFFLLAHLAFLDLCMSSSTTPRALFDLLAQRPTISFRGCMAQIFFLHLFGGSEMILLMAMAYDRYVAIRHPLRYASLMSRGHCVGLVLASWAGGLLHTSVQLAFTVNAPFCGPNRVDSFFCDIPLVNKLACVDPYPLEVMMVTNSGVISLVGFVTLLVSYGLILSAVRSRAPSEGASKAISTCTSHLIVVTMYFGPCIFIYVRPKARFTTDKVLSVFYTAVTPLLNPAIYALKNKEMRAALGKLLGRFLESARQAEMHRLRTQGS; translated from the exons ATGGCGTGGGGAAACAAGACCGTGGTGACCGAGTTTGTCCTCCTTGGCTTGTCCCCATCCTGGGAAGCACATCTCCTCTTATTTGCGCTCTTCCTTTCCCTCTACGCAGCCACCCTCTTTAGCAACCTCCTTATTTTACTGGCGATCTCCCAAGACCACCGTCTCCTCCACTCACCCATGTTCTTTCTCCTGGCTCACTTAGCCTTTCTGGACCTCTGCATGTCTTCCTCCACCACACCCAGAGCCCTCTTCGACCTCCTCGCCCAGCGTCCGACGATCTCCTTCCGAGGCTGCATGGCACAGATCTTCTTCCTCCATCTCTTTGGGGGCAGTGAGATGATCCTTCTCATGGCTATGGCCTACGACCGCTACGTGGCCATCCGCCATCCGCTCCGCTATGCCTCGCTCATGAGCCGGGGTCATTGTGTGGGGCTTGTGCTGGCCTCCTGGGCTGGTGGGCTCCTCCATACCAGTGTGCAGCTGGCCTTCACCGTCAATGCCCCCTTCTGCGGGCCCAACCGTGTGGACAGCTTCTTCTGTGACATCCCCTTGGTCAACAAGTTGGCCTGCGTTGACCCCTACCCCCTGGAGGTCATGATGGTGACCAACAGTGGCGTCATCTCCCTGGTTGGGTTCGTCACGTTGCTTGTCTCCTATGGGCTCATCCTCTCGGCCGTCCGTTCCAGAGCTCCTTctgaaggggcttccaaggccatCTCCACCTGCACGTCTCACCTCATAGTGGTCACCATGTACTTTGGGCCCTGCATATTTATTTACGTGCGTCCCAAGGCCCGCTTCACAACGGACAAAGTGCTGTCCGTCTTCTACACGGCGGTCACTCCCTTGCTCAACCCAGCCATCTATGCCTTGAAAAACAAGGAGATGAGAGCCGCCCTGGGGAAGTTGTTGGGAAG GTTTCTGGAGTCAGCCCGGCAAGCAGAAATGCACCGCCTTCGAACCCAGGGCTCTTAA